The window CAGCAGGAGCCGAAGTCCTTGAAAGTCCCATACATGTTGCACAGTGGGCTAAGAAACACGATCTAAAATAAAACTTCAGAATTTTCTTTTTATTTATTTGAATTGGTAATTATGATAAGCACTTATTGCCACGCCCGCAAGGCGGGCCTTTACGCGGCACACTTTGGTCAAGAAAAAGTTACATTTCCTTAATATCCTACCTGAAAACTTTTATATAAAACATAAAAAAGCCTTATATACCCATATTGGCCAGTATCTGGGAGATTTTGTTTACAGTTTCTACGAGCTTCGGATGGGTATTTTCAAGTTCGTCAATTGATGAGGTCAATCCTGATAGTGACAGTTTTATGAGGTTTTGATTCTTCTTTACCCGTGTTGCTTCATGGGTAGAAACCTTGGCAAAGCCCGTGATACTTTCAGCATATTCGGCATGGGTTTTTGAAAGTTCCAGGACCTCGGATTTCAGGGTTGATAACAATTTCAATAAATCATCCCTGTCCTTTTCTCCTATTGATCCGGCATTTTTAATGTTTGTTTCGATATTGGTAATAGTTTTTTCCAACATGTCTTTATTCCTTCCTTTAGAAGTTACTTACCGTGATTATTCTAACATTAGTTGCTCAACCGTTCAAGACACCTTTTAAAAAACCTTGAGCTGTGAACAAAATATGGTATGTTATTCACATCATATACATGGAGGTCTGAATAAATATGGAATTAATAGAGGCCATTAAGGGAAGAAAGAGTATACGGGCTTTTAATCCGGATATAGTTCCGAGAGAAAAGATAGAAGAGATATTAAACATTGTAATAAATGCACCATCTGCAATCAATCTCCAACCCTGGGAGTTTATTGTTGTCATGGGTGAAGAAAAGGCAAGGCTAAGCAGAAAGCTTATTAAGGCTTACAGGGAAAAGCAGATATCCTGTAGCCCCGGAAATGTAAAGCCCCTGGCCAATACGTTCAGTAGGAGAGGAACTGAATCTTTTGAACTGATGAACCCCTATCTTGAGCAGATGGGTCAGGATTTCAATCGTTTTGTCAACGAGGGGAGCTGCAATTTTTATGGCGCTCCTGTTGCTGTCATACTCTGTCTCGATAATGCCTTCTCCAAGGCACGCCTTGTAGATATCGGCATTGCTCTGGGATATTTTACGCTTGTTGCGTATGATCTCGGTTTTAACACCTGTCCTATAGGCCTCATTAATGCTTATGAAGATGAAATAAAAGAGGTACTGGATATACCGGAAAACAAGGATGTAGTTATAGGCGTCGCCCTTGGTTATCCTGACCAAAACAGCCCTATAAATAATTTCAAATCGCCCAGAGAGGGTCTTGAAAACTTTGTCAGGTGGATTGAATAGATTCACAACCATTCCACCACGACCTTGTATGATGTAGAAAAGATATCTGTACTGAAATTATTATTAAAAAAAGATTATTTTCTTAACAATATTTAAACTTAGATAAAAGTTAAAAGCGAACTCCTTTCAAGTCAGATTCTTTATAATCTTAAATGATGAGCCAAAATAACAACCCGATAACAAAAACAAACTTCCGCAGATAATCACTCTGCCTGCAGTTTTGTCCCGAGGAATCTATTTTTTGTCGGCAATCTTCTGTTCAAATTTTTCCCAAAATGCCGAATCAGAAGTCCGCCAGTATGCTCCCCATTGTTTCACGAAAACGCCCTCAACAAGCTTTAGAATTCGTCTCCAGGCATGGCCATATTCGTACGTCAGGACATCTTCAAGAAAAGGAACTACTGATCCAAGCCTTTCTTTTGGCAAATATGCACGAGCTCCCAGCTCAATCGATTGTTTGAATGATTCAGGCGATAAGGCATGAGCAGTGAGCATTACTGTGGGGATCGGATATGGGCCCGAGGATGCTGTGCGCAAAAGATCAAAACCGCGAACGCCCATGATGTCGAGAATGACCACATCGTACGTCCAGGATGTTAGAAGTTCGGAAGCCTTTTCGTAAGACGTGGCTGTATCTATCTGACATTTAGGGGCATATGATCGGATTTCCTCCTTTAGTACTTCAAGGATATCCGGTTCATCATCTACTGCAAGAATTCTTTTATTGTTTAAAATTGACTCTTTCACAATATCCCTCCTTTATTTTGAAAGAGGCCAAGCCTCCATTAAGTATTTCCATGTCAACAAGGCCTCTTTCAGGGGGTCAGATATAAGCCTAAAAAACATACGTCAGTCGATATTTCTCTACCTTACCGTTTGTCCCACGGAAGAGCCACCTTGACTTTATATCCTTTACTCATGTTAAAAGGATAGACTGTCTTGAGCTGCCCATCCGACCACTGAAACGCACCAAGATCAAAAATTGCCG is drawn from Pseudomonadota bacterium and contains these coding sequences:
- a CDS encoding DUF4404 family protein, with protein sequence MLEKTITNIETNIKNAGSIGEKDRDDLLKLLSTLKSEVLELSKTHAEYAESITGFAKVSTHEATRVKKNQNLIKLSLSGLTSSIDELENTHPKLVETVNKISQILANMGI
- a CDS encoding response regulator, which gives rise to MKESILNNKRILAVDDEPDILEVLKEEIRSYAPKCQIDTATSYEKASELLTSWTYDVVILDIMGVRGFDLLRTASSGPYPIPTVMLTAHALSPESFKQSIELGARAYLPKERLGSVVPFLEDVLTYEYGHAWRRILKLVEGVFVKQWGAYWRTSDSAFWEKFEQKIADKK
- a CDS encoding nitroreductase encodes the protein MELIEAIKGRKSIRAFNPDIVPREKIEEILNIVINAPSAINLQPWEFIVVMGEEKARLSRKLIKAYREKQISCSPGNVKPLANTFSRRGTESFELMNPYLEQMGQDFNRFVNEGSCNFYGAPVAVILCLDNAFSKARLVDIGIALGYFTLVAYDLGFNTCPIGLINAYEDEIKEVLDIPENKDVVIGVALGYPDQNSPINNFKSPREGLENFVRWIE